A single genomic interval of Ramlibacter sp. harbors:
- a CDS encoding TAXI family TRAP transporter solute-binding subunit — protein MSAKFVLKALVAAAAFSAALGSAPVMAQQKFITIGTGGVTGVYYAAGGAICRLMNKDRARHGIRCSVESTGGSVFNINTIRAGELDFGVAQSDWQYHATKGTKVFEKDGAFKDLRAVFSVHPEPFTVLARKEANISKFEDFKGKRFNIGNPGSGTRASMEELLSAMGWTTASFGLASELKADEHGAALCDNKIDGFFYGVGHPSANIQDPITTCGAKLVPLTGAAVDKLVKENPYYAKVNIPGGIYAGNPNPTPTYGVLATFVTTAKVPDATVYELVKAVFENFDEFKKLHPAFANLDPKHMIHDGLSAPLHPGAVKYYKEKGWM, from the coding sequence ATGTCTGCAAAATTTGTACTCAAGGCCCTGGTCGCGGCAGCGGCATTTTCCGCGGCGCTGGGAAGCGCCCCCGTGATGGCACAGCAGAAGTTCATCACCATCGGCACCGGTGGCGTCACGGGCGTGTACTACGCCGCGGGCGGCGCGATCTGCCGCCTGATGAACAAGGACCGTGCCCGCCATGGCATCCGCTGCTCGGTGGAATCCACGGGCGGCTCGGTGTTCAACATCAACACCATCCGCGCCGGTGAACTGGACTTCGGCGTCGCCCAGTCCGACTGGCAATACCACGCCACCAAGGGCACCAAGGTGTTCGAGAAAGATGGCGCCTTCAAGGACCTGCGCGCCGTGTTCTCTGTGCACCCCGAGCCCTTCACCGTGCTGGCCCGCAAGGAAGCCAACATCAGCAAGTTTGAGGACTTCAAGGGCAAGCGCTTCAACATCGGCAACCCCGGCTCCGGCACCCGCGCCTCCATGGAAGAACTGCTCAGCGCCATGGGCTGGACCACGGCCAGCTTTGGCCTGGCATCGGAGCTCAAGGCCGACGAGCATGGCGCTGCGCTGTGCGACAACAAGATCGACGGCTTCTTCTACGGTGTGGGCCACCCCTCGGCCAACATCCAGGACCCGATCACCACCTGCGGCGCCAAGCTGGTGCCGCTGACCGGAGCGGCGGTGGACAAGCTGGTCAAGGAAAATCCGTACTACGCCAAGGTCAACATCCCGGGCGGCATTTACGCCGGCAACCCGAACCCGACGCCAACCTACGGCGTGCTGGCCACCTTTGTGACCACGGCCAAGGTACCTGACGCCACGGTGTACGAGCTGGTGAAGGCCGTGTTCGAGAACTTCGACGAGTTCAAGAAGCTGCACCCCGCGTTTGCCAATCTGGACCCCAAGCACATGATCCATGACGGCCTGTCGGCACCGCTGCACCCGGGCGCCGTGAAGTACTACAAGGAAAAGGGCTGGATGTAA
- a CDS encoding aspartate aminotransferase family protein, protein MTSTQVFHRHLQRTPPVALKGQGMVLTDAQGKDYLDACGGAAVSCLGHGHPEVLAAMHAQIDQLAYAHTSFFTTQVAEELATHLVRTAPADLSHVYFVSGGSEAMEAAMKMARQYFVETGQPQRRHFIARRQSYHGNTLGALAVGGNQWRREPFAPILIPATHVSPCYPYREQRGDETPEQYGQRLAQELEDTIQQLGPDQVIAFVAETIGGATAGVLVPVPGYFKAVREVCDRHGVLLILDEVMCGMGRSGTLHACEAEGVAPDLLAIAKGLGGGYQPIGAVLAHRKIVQAMSSGSGFFQHGHTYLGHAVACAAALAVQRIIERDGLLQRVRAAGTHLETLLRDALGTHAHVGDIRGRGLFWGVELVQDRASKRPFEPALQLHARVKKEAFSRGLMVYPMGGTVDGRYGDHVLLAPPFIAGDADLALIVERLDAAINAAVSSI, encoded by the coding sequence ATGACTTCGACACAGGTTTTTCACCGGCATCTGCAACGCACGCCGCCCGTCGCCCTGAAGGGGCAGGGCATGGTGCTGACGGATGCACAGGGCAAGGACTATCTGGACGCCTGCGGCGGCGCGGCCGTGTCCTGCCTGGGGCACGGGCACCCGGAGGTGCTCGCGGCCATGCATGCGCAGATTGACCAACTGGCCTACGCGCACACCAGCTTCTTCACCACGCAGGTGGCCGAAGAACTGGCCACGCACCTGGTGCGCACCGCGCCCGCGGACCTGAGCCATGTGTACTTCGTCAGCGGTGGCTCCGAGGCCATGGAGGCCGCCATGAAGATGGCGCGCCAGTACTTCGTTGAAACCGGTCAACCGCAGCGCCGGCATTTCATTGCGCGGCGCCAGAGCTATCACGGCAACACGCTGGGCGCGCTGGCCGTGGGTGGTAACCAGTGGCGGCGCGAGCCCTTCGCGCCCATCCTGATCCCCGCCACCCATGTCTCGCCCTGCTATCCCTACCGCGAACAGCGCGGTGATGAAACGCCAGAGCAATACGGGCAGCGGCTCGCGCAGGAGCTTGAGGACACGATCCAGCAACTGGGCCCCGACCAGGTCATTGCCTTCGTGGCGGAGACCATTGGTGGCGCGACGGCCGGTGTGCTGGTCCCGGTGCCCGGTTACTTCAAGGCGGTGCGCGAGGTCTGTGACCGCCATGGCGTGCTGCTGATCCTGGACGAGGTGATGTGCGGCATGGGCCGCAGCGGCACCTTGCATGCCTGCGAGGCCGAAGGCGTGGCCCCTGACCTGCTGGCCATTGCCAAGGGCCTGGGCGGTGGCTACCAGCCCATTGGCGCGGTGCTGGCCCACCGCAAGATCGTGCAGGCCATGTCGTCGGGCAGCGGCTTCTTCCAGCATGGCCACACCTACCTAGGTCACGCCGTAGCCTGCGCGGCCGCGCTCGCGGTGCAGCGCATCATCGAGCGCGACGGCCTGCTCCAGCGCGTGCGGGCCGCGGGCACACATCTTGAAACATTGCTGCGCGATGCGCTGGGCACGCATGCCCATGTCGGGGACATCCGCGGACGCGGCCTGTTCTGGGGCGTGGAGCTGGTGCAGGACCGCGCCAGCAAGCGGCCCTTCGAGCCCGCGCTGCAACTGCATGCCCGCGTCAAGAAAGAGGCTTTCTCGCGCGGATTGATGGTTTACCCGATGGGCGGTACCGTCGATGGTCGCTATGGTGACCATGTGCTGCTGGCGCCGCCGTTCATCGCCGGCGATGCCGATCTGGCCCTGATCGTCGAACGCCTTGACGCCGCGATCAACGCCGCAGTCTCATCCATCTGA
- a CDS encoding LysR family transcriptional regulator, with amino-acid sequence MRLRHIEVFNAVMLTGSVSAAARLINVTQPAVSRTLQHAEIQLGFALFQRVRGRLTPTAEAQTLYPHIERLFAQLDEVQRLAGSLRAGEGRRGELRVLTVLALSYEVFPRAMRMFREKYPEVSVVHEALHSPQIVSSLVLQEADVGYVFSAISHPALAHESIGERRVMCVVPKGLLSQRQVRIGTLTLTQLAHLPVIALDKRDPLGVTLGHVLRENEAGLKPVMTVQTYHVALALAHHGVGVALVDGCTTASADRSRVDVLALVPAIPVTVKALRPTARPNSLVSRAFTRCMAQALTQLEAAATPGP; translated from the coding sequence ATGCGATTGCGTCACATCGAAGTTTTCAATGCGGTCATGCTCACGGGCAGCGTGAGCGCGGCCGCGCGTCTGATCAACGTGACCCAGCCCGCGGTCAGCCGCACGCTGCAGCATGCCGAGATCCAGCTGGGCTTCGCGCTGTTCCAGCGGGTGCGCGGGCGGCTCACGCCCACGGCCGAGGCACAGACCCTGTACCCGCACATCGAGCGGCTGTTCGCGCAGCTCGACGAGGTCCAGCGGCTGGCGGGCAGCCTGCGCGCCGGTGAAGGCCGGCGCGGCGAGTTGCGCGTGCTGACGGTGCTGGCCCTGAGCTACGAGGTCTTCCCGCGCGCGATGCGCATGTTCCGCGAGAAGTACCCCGAGGTCTCGGTGGTCCACGAAGCGCTGCACTCACCGCAGATCGTGTCGTCTCTGGTGCTGCAGGAGGCCGACGTCGGTTATGTGTTCAGCGCCATCAGCCATCCCGCGCTGGCCCACGAAAGCATAGGCGAGCGCCGCGTCATGTGTGTGGTGCCCAAGGGCCTGCTGAGCCAGCGCCAGGTGCGCATCGGCACCCTGACCCTGACGCAGCTGGCCCACCTGCCGGTGATCGCGCTGGACAAGCGCGACCCGCTGGGCGTCACCCTGGGCCATGTGCTGCGGGAAAACGAAGCCGGCCTCAAGCCCGTGATGACGGTGCAGACCTACCACGTCGCGCTGGCGCTGGCCCACCACGGGGTGGGCGTGGCGCTGGTGGACGGGTGCACCACGGCCTCGGCGGATCGCTCGCGCGTCGATGTGCTGGCCCTGGTGCCCGCGATTCCCGTGACCGTGAAGGCGCTGAGGCCGACCGCGCGCCCCAACTCACTGGTCAGCCGCGCGTTCACGCGCTGCATGGCCCAGGCGCTGACGCAGCTGGAGGCCGCAGCGACGCCGGGGCCATGA